A portion of the Streptomyces sp. NBC_00376 genome contains these proteins:
- a CDS encoding RBBP9/YdeN family alpha/beta hydrolase: MNPTPDPTVVLVPGLRDHVPDHWQTLLAARIPGAVTVPPPTDAGLARDARVAALNDTLSRIEGPVVLVAHSAGVLTTVHWAARHRHPVRGALLATPPDFDTPLPDGHPGPGTLRENGWLPVPRTPLPFPGIVAASTNDPLARFDRVAELARAWGSRLVDIGPVGHLNPASGYGEWPQALELLRTFGCGTSPDTEVPA, encoded by the coding sequence ATGAACCCCACTCCCGACCCCACGGTCGTGCTGGTGCCCGGACTGCGCGACCACGTCCCCGACCACTGGCAGACGCTGCTCGCCGCCCGGATCCCCGGCGCCGTGACCGTGCCGCCTCCGACGGACGCCGGACTCGCTCGCGACGCCCGGGTGGCGGCCCTGAACGACACACTGTCCCGGATCGAAGGGCCGGTGGTGCTCGTCGCGCACAGCGCCGGAGTGCTCACCACGGTGCACTGGGCGGCCCGGCACCGCCACCCGGTGCGTGGCGCGCTGCTCGCGACCCCGCCGGACTTCGACACCCCGCTGCCCGACGGCCACCCCGGCCCGGGGACCCTGCGGGAGAACGGCTGGCTGCCGGTCCCCCGTACGCCCCTGCCGTTCCCCGGCATCGTCGCGGCCAGCACGAACGACCCCCTGGCCCGCTTCGATCGAGTCGCCGAACTGGCCCGCGCCTGGGGCAGCCGCCTGGTGGACATCGGCCCGGTCGGACATCTCAACCCCGCATCGGGCTACGGGGAATGGCCACAGGCACTGGAGCTGCTCCGCACCTTCGGCTGCGGCACGAGCCCGGACACCGAGGTGCCCGCATGA